The Verrucomicrobiia bacterium genome segment CCGCTCGGTGGACGCATCACCCCGAGGCAATTGGGGCCAATGATGCGCATCCTGCCGCGGCGCGCTCTCTCCAGCACCCGCCGCTCCAACTCCACACCAGCCTCACCGGTCTCCTTAAATCCGGCGGAAATAACGATGGCGGCTTTCACGCCGGTCTTGACGCAATCGGCAACGATACCGGGTACGGTCGGCGCAGGCGTGACGATTACGACGAGATCAATCGGTTCGGGAATATCGGCAATTTTCGAGTACGCGCGAATGCTGAGCACGTTCGCGTGATTCGGGTTAACTGGATACACCGTGCCACCGAATGGACTGGTGATAAGGTTCCAGAGAATCGTCCGTCCCACGCTGTCTTTCTTTTCTGTGGCGCCGATCACCGCGACAGTGGCCGGTGAGAAAAAAACATCAAGCGGTCGCCGTTCGGCGCGGAGAATGTCGTGCGCGGGGTCGGTGGTCGGTTTGTCGGTGCGTCTCACGACTTGTCACGGGAACAAACCACGGACCTGCTTGGCTTGGGCGATCTTGCTGATGCCAAGCGCAAGCGCGGCGTCGCGCATGTAGAGTTTTTGTTTCTTGGCCATCTGCAGCACCTGCTGGTAGGCCAACTCGAGCTGACGGTACAACTTGTCGTTGACCTCCGCCTCCGTCCAGAAAAAGCTCTGCAAGTCCTGCACCCATTCGAAATAACTGACGATGACACCGCCCGCATTGCAGAGCACGTCAGGAATCAGGAAAATATCGTCGCGTTGCCGCAACACGGTATCCGCTTCGATGGTGGTCGGTCCGTTCGCCGCTTCCGCCAGAACGCGGCAACGAATCTTGCCGACATTCTTCCCGGTGATCTGACGTTCAAGCGCGGCGGGGATGAGAACATCGCATTCGAGTTGCAACAGTTCATCGTTGGTTATGGGCTCGCAACCATCCACGAACCCCTCCAAGCTGCCGTGTTGCGTGGCGTGGTCGATGAGCTTGTTCACATCCAGCCCTTGTGGATTGTGTAGACCGCCCGCGAAATCACTGACTGCAATAATCTTCGCCCCGAATCGATGAAGCTGCTGCGCGGTGATTGACCCCACATTGCCAAAACCCTGCACGACGACCCGAGTGCCCTCGGATTTCATATTGAGGTTATCCAAGGTGCGGTTGACGAGGTAGGCAACGCCGCGGCCGGTCGCTTCCTTGCGTCCGGCCGAACCGCCGAGCGCGACGGGTTTGCCCGTGACGATTTGCGGAACGGGATTGCCCTCGTGCATGGAGTAGGTGTCCATCATCCACGCCATGGTCTGCTCGTTGGTACCCAGATCCGGCGCCATGACGTCGACGTGCGGGCCGATGAATGGGATCATCTCCTGCATGAATCGGCGCGTCATGCGTTCGTTCTCGCCACGGCTCATCTTGCGCGGGTCGCATGTGACGCCACCTTTCGCCCCGCCGTAAGGCAATCCACATAACGAACATTTCCAGCTCATCCACATCGCCAGTGCCGCGACTTCGCCGAGCGTCACATCGGGGTGATAACGCAACCCCCCCTTCGTCGGACCAACCGAGAGGTGATGTTGGACGCGGTAGCCCGTGAACATCTCCGTGTGACCGTCGTCCATGCGCGTGGGGACCGACACGATCAGGGCGCGCTTGGGCATCTTGGTGCGGATGCGCTCGCTTTGCCCGATGTCGAGAATGTCGGCAACACGGTCGTATTGTTGGCAGGCCATGACATAGGCCGGGGACTGCATGAACTCATCAAGCATGTTTCTTCCCTCCGTCCAATTTTGGCACAATCACTCGCAGCGCGCGGGGCACTATCGAGAATATTACCGGCGCGTCGCCTGCATCCTCGCCATCCAATTCAAACGGAGTCGTGCCGGGCGCCGTGCAGACCAGCCGTTCCGTCTGAAAGTATTCCACGTCGCCGAGGTCAATATGCGCGCCGCGCAGAATGCCCTGCCCGTAGCGCAGCACGTCCAAATAGCCGCAGTTCTCAAAGACACATACGTCCAATAACCCGTCATCCATTCGGGCCTTCGGAAAGAGCGCAAACCGCCCGCCGTAGAAGCGTCCGTTGCCCACGAGCACGGCAGCTCCGGTCGCGCGCGGGCCGCTGCCGTTCACGGAAACCTCCACCTGCGCGGGCGTCGTCCCCAGGGTTTTGATTCCCGCCCACACATAGCTGAGCGGGCCGATCTTCTTCTTCAACTCCCAACTGGCGACGCGCACCGCCTGCGCATCGAAACCGACACCGGCCAGTTGGACAAAGTGACGTGTGGTGCCCCCAGCTTCGGCGCGGGCGAGGTCAATCGTTCGCGTCTCCCCCGCTTCAATGACCTGCCATGCGGCTTCTATCCGGCGCGGAATGCCGAGCTCCTGCGCGAAAACGTTGACGGTGCCAAGGGGCAGCACACCAAGCGCCGCGTCGGAGGTGCCAATACCGTTCGTGACTTCATTGATCGTGCCGTCACCACCCGCGGCAATAATGACGCGAAAGCCCTCCTGCACAGCCCGCGCGGCCAGCAACCTCGCATCCCCCGCGCGCTCCGTCGGTGCCACCGTGACGGAATGCCCGGCCTTCGCCTCCAAAAACCTCCGGACCCGCTGGGATTTTTCCCCACGCGCAGCGGGATTGAAAATGACGAAGAGCTTGTCCATTGTTGAAGAGCGCGCTTATTGTAGGCGACAATCCATGGTAAGCCAAATACGAACTGGTGGAGGTAGACAATGAAGGTAGTCAAAATTATTTCAATCATCGTCGTGGTGCTGATCGTGGTCGTCCTCGCACTGGTGGGCGCCGGGATTTACTTCACCAACCGCTATTTACAAACGCCTGCCTTCAAGGAGGAGGTCTTGA includes the following:
- a CDS encoding CoA-binding protein, which codes for MRRTDKPTTDPAHDILRAERRPLDVFFSPATVAVIGATEKKDSVGRTILWNLITSPFGGTVYPVNPNHANVLSIRAYSKIADIPEPIDLVVIVTPAPTVPGIVADCVKTGVKAAIVISAGFKETGEAGVELERRVLERARRGRMRIIGPNCLGVMRPPSGLNATFAGKIARTGSVGFISQSGALCTAVLDWSVRENV
- a CDS encoding Glu/Leu/Phe/Val dehydrogenase; this translates as MLDEFMQSPAYVMACQQYDRVADILDIGQSERIRTKMPKRALIVSVPTRMDDGHTEMFTGYRVQHHLSVGPTKGGLRYHPDVTLGEVAALAMWMSWKCSLCGLPYGGAKGGVTCDPRKMSRGENERMTRRFMQEMIPFIGPHVDVMAPDLGTNEQTMAWMMDTYSMHEGNPVPQIVTGKPVALGGSAGRKEATGRGVAYLVNRTLDNLNMKSEGTRVVVQGFGNVGSITAQQLHRFGAKIIAVSDFAGGLHNPQGLDVNKLIDHATQHGSLEGFVDGCEPITNDELLQLECDVLIPAALERQITGKNVGKIRCRVLAEAANGPTTIEADTVLRQRDDIFLIPDVLCNAGGVIVSYFEWVQDLQSFFWTEAEVNDKLYRQLELAYQQVLQMAKKQKLYMRDAALALGISKIAQAKQVRGLFP
- a CDS encoding diacylglycerol kinase family protein, giving the protein MDKLFVIFNPAARGEKSQRVRRFLEAKAGHSVTVAPTERAGDARLLAARAVQEGFRVIIAAGGDGTINEVTNGIGTSDAALGVLPLGTVNVFAQELGIPRRIEAAWQVIEAGETRTIDLARAEAGGTTRHFVQLAGVGFDAQAVRVASWELKKKIGPLSYVWAGIKTLGTTPAQVEVSVNGSGPRATGAAVLVGNGRFYGGRFALFPKARMDDGLLDVCVFENCGYLDVLRYGQGILRGAHIDLGDVEYFQTERLVCTAPGTTPFELDGEDAGDAPVIFSIVPRALRVIVPKLDGGKKHA